A single Alosa sapidissima isolate fAloSap1 chromosome 17, fAloSap1.pri, whole genome shotgun sequence DNA region contains:
- the LOC121688537 gene encoding membrane-spanning 4-domains subfamily A member 4A-like: protein MTDNGQVVLNQFSENDAEAVHEVPLLQTFLRRNPKTLGAVQIVVGGVMLMFGVEMTIYIHAMSARSGVLFWGGLMFVNAGALSIATDRKLTVHLVKATFGVNIFSSIFALIGIVLHSFDLAMFAYLLKSQLSSKCVQSRTLYLSRTVGISAVMLTLSLLELIIGIYLCVFAYKATFSYSFHPKVEFVPDAPGLNISTAENSAQGQGPLIMANNNPEEEN from the exons ATGACTGACAATGGTCAAGTAGTTTTGAACCAGTTCTCAGAAAATGATGCCGAAGCTGTTCATGAAGTTCCTTTGCTTCAAACATTCCTTAGAAGGAATCCGAAAACCCTGGGG GCAGTTCAAATTGTGGTTGGTGGAGTGATGCTCATGTTTGGTGTGGAAATGACAATATATATTCATGCAATGTCTGCTCGCTCTGGTGTCCTCTTCTGGGGTGGCCTGATG TTTGTAAATGCAGGTGCCCTCTCCATAGCAACTGACAGAAAGCTCACTGTGCATTTG GTCAAAGCCACATTTGGAGTAAATATCTTCAGCTCCATATTTGCACTGATTGGCATTGTTCTTCATTCCTTCGATTTGGCAATGTTCGCCTATTTGCTCAAATCTCAACTGTCAAGTAAATGTGTTCAGTCAAGGACACTTTATCTG AGCAGGACAGTAGGAATCTCAGCAGTCATGCTTACTCTGTCACTGCTGGAGCTCATCATTGGcatctatctctgtgtgtttgcctaCAAAGCTACCTTTTCTTACAGCTTCCATCCAAAG GTTGAGTTTGTTCCAGATGCACCAGGCCTGAACATTTCAACAGCTGAAAATTCAGCTCAAGGTCAAGGTCCACTGATAATGGCCAATAATAATCCCGAGGAAGAGAACTAA
- the LOC121688323 gene encoding transmembrane protein 241 isoform X1, producing MNFGLGSVFCSFFVVSYFINKYVLSVLKFTYPTLFQGWQTFIGALLLLVSGKLGWVEISSIPRAAALAWLPGSALFVGNIYAGSRALSRLPIPFFFTLHNASEVISFLILKVTQRERMSWMKIFSVNMLLASAINLPIHDPQFDPGGYVWALIHIFCVGAYRVFQKKTSHLSDLEQQYINYVFSVLLLTFAAHPTGDLFGALDFPFLMSYQFHSGCCASALLGFFLLLATVKLRSALPLEHCGAWVFLAKVLTTGLSPLVFQIEVNPETLCCILCSLGGEALLVYSEKA from the exons ATGAATTTTGGTCTTGGTTCAGTATTCTGCTCGTTTTTTGTGGTGTCATATTTCATAAATAAG TATGTCTTGTCTGTCCTGAAATTCACATATCCAACCTTATTTCAGGG GTGGCAGACCTTCATTGGAGCTCTTTTGCTCTTGGTGTCAGGAAAACTAGGATGGGTAGAAATCAGCAGTATTCCCAG GGCGGCAGCTTTGGCCTGGCTCCCTGGTTCAGCGTTGTTTGTGGGCAACATCTATGCTGGCTCCAGAGCCCTGTCTCGCCTG CCCATACCTTTCTTCTTCACACTCCACAATGCCTCTGAGGTCATCTCATTCTTGATTCTGAAAGTGACTCAGAGAGAG cgGATGTCTTGGATGAAAATATTCAG TGTGAATATGTTGCTTGCATCTGCAATCAATCTTCCCATCCACGATCCGCAG TTTGATCCTGGTGGATATGTTTGGGCTTTAATTCACATTTTCTGTGTTG GAGCTTACAGAGTGTTCCAGAAGAAGACCAGCCACCTAAG TGACCTGGAACAACAGTATATCAACTATGTGTTTAG TGTTCTGCTGTTGACCTTTGCTGCACATCCTACAG GTGACCTTTTTGGTGCCCTGGACTTCCCTTTCCTTATGTCCTATCAGTTCCACAGTGGGTGCTGTGCCAG TGCCTTGCTTGGCTTCTTCCTTCTGCTGGCTACAGTTAAACTGAGGAGTGCCTTACCTCTGGAGCACTGTGGAGCTTGGGTCTTCTTGGCCAAG GTGCTGACAACAGGACTGTCACCCCTTGTGTTCCAAATAGAGGTTAATCCTGAAACTCTCTGCTG CATCCTCTGCAGCCTTGGTGGAGAGGCCCTGTTGGTGTACTCTGAAAAGGCCTGA
- the LOC121688323 gene encoding transmembrane protein 241 isoform X2, translated as MGRNQQYSQVLSVNRAAALAWLPGSALFVGNIYAGSRALSRLPIPFFFTLHNASEVISFLILKVTQRERMSWMKIFSVNMLLASAINLPIHDPQFDPGGYVWALIHIFCVGAYRVFQKKTSHLSDLEQQYINYVFSVLLLTFAAHPTGDLFGALDFPFLMSYQFHSGCCASALLGFFLLLATVKLRSALPLEHCGAWVFLAKVLTTGLSPLVFQIEVNPETLCCILCSLGGEALLVYSEKA; from the exons ATGGGTAGAAATCAGCAGTATTCCCAG GTTCTCTCTGTCAACAGGGCGGCAGCTTTGGCCTGGCTCCCTGGTTCAGCGTTGTTTGTGGGCAACATCTATGCTGGCTCCAGAGCCCTGTCTCGCCTG CCCATACCTTTCTTCTTCACACTCCACAATGCCTCTGAGGTCATCTCATTCTTGATTCTGAAAGTGACTCAGAGAGAG cgGATGTCTTGGATGAAAATATTCAG TGTGAATATGTTGCTTGCATCTGCAATCAATCTTCCCATCCACGATCCGCAG TTTGATCCTGGTGGATATGTTTGGGCTTTAATTCACATTTTCTGTGTTG GAGCTTACAGAGTGTTCCAGAAGAAGACCAGCCACCTAAG TGACCTGGAACAACAGTATATCAACTATGTGTTTAG TGTTCTGCTGTTGACCTTTGCTGCACATCCTACAG GTGACCTTTTTGGTGCCCTGGACTTCCCTTTCCTTATGTCCTATCAGTTCCACAGTGGGTGCTGTGCCAG TGCCTTGCTTGGCTTCTTCCTTCTGCTGGCTACAGTTAAACTGAGGAGTGCCTTACCTCTGGAGCACTGTGGAGCTTGGGTCTTCTTGGCCAAG GTGCTGACAACAGGACTGTCACCCCTTGTGTTCCAAATAGAGGTTAATCCTGAAACTCTCTGCTG CATCCTCTGCAGCCTTGGTGGAGAGGCCCTGTTGGTGTACTCTGAAAAGGCCTGA
- the LOC121688922 gene encoding CDK5 and ABL1 enzyme substrate 1-like, with the protein MLHRYPLSVLLAKETRLDMDPVIREAALHFLRNISLDGLPPQRADGEVLLGAEMRSEVATSTRQHHSGITTAIVHSGARDLIQSDDAPVGQVTTNSRTVAEAASDISSHPPPFHLLSGAVKGRFTPGAQRGHSGSLKKQTHSFSDSQGSSSLELQRTRRRHTLQRFETLQAIEENAPLRRCSSSSSRQQKSSKRVHFIKNMRQHDTSNGRIILISIRRALFCVFSLIPYREYSHDGDVALERRHQHPSGAIATKEMVVGLEGVELGAKGKTVSYTQLLYPTHALSRDSDMGQQSSSDPVYPAAPCGFRPMWSISTNCKEHTGADRRDRTYYDPNLLDDPHWPCGKHKRVLVFPSYMTTVIEYTKPSDLKRDMNDTFREKFPHIQLTLSKIRSLKKEIRKLAQEDCGYEEPIVAMAFVYFEKLALRGKLDKENRKLCAGACILLAAKIGSDLKRFEVKQLIDRLEERLRLNRRELLAFEFPVLVALEFNLYLSDHELLPHYRRLLQTA; encoded by the exons ATGCTGCACAGATACCCTCTATCAGTGCTGTTGGCAAAAGAGACTCGTCTGGACATGGACCCGGTCATCAGAGAGGCCGCTCTGCACTTCCTGAGGAACATCTCTCTGGACGGTCTACCACCACAGCGTGCCGACGGGGAGGTTCTGTTGGGTGCAGAGATGAGGAGTGAGGTCGCCACGTCAACACGCCAGCATCACAGTGGGATCACAACGGCGATTGTGCACAGTGGAGCAAGAGACCTGATTCAGAGTGATGATGCACCTGTAGGTCAGGTGACCACAAACTCACGGACTGTTGCAGAGGCTGCATCTGACATCAGCAGCCATCCTCCTCCTTTTCATCTCCTCTCTGGTGCTGTCAAAGGGAGGTTCACCCCAGGAGCCCAGAGAGGTCACTCCGGATCCCtcaaaaagcaaacacacagctTTTCAGACAGCCAGGGCAGCTCTTCCCTGGAGTTGCAGAGGACAAG acgcagacacacattgCAGCGGTTCGAGACCCTGCAGGCCATCGAGGAAAATGCTCCCCTCCGCAG ATGCTCATCATCAAGCTCTCGTCAACAGAAAAGCTCTAAAAGGGTCCACTTTATAAAAAACATGCGACAGCATGATACAAGTAATGGCAG GATAATTCTGATTAGTATCAGACGAgctcttttctgtgtgttttctcttATACCTTACCGAGAATACAGCCATGATGG CGATGTGGCACTGGAGAGAAGACACCAGCACCCATCTGGAGCTATCGCCACAAAAGAGATGGTTGTCGGACTGGAAGGTGTCGAGCTTGGTGCTAAAGGCAAG ACTGTTTCATACACCCAGCTGTTGTACCCCACCCATGCACTGAGCAGAGACTCTGACATGGGGCAGCAGAGCTCCTCAGACCCTGTCTACCCTGCTGCTCCGTGCGGCTTCCGCCCCATGTGGAGCATCAGCACCAATTGTAAGGAGCATACAG GAGCTGATAGAAGAGACCGTACATACTATGACCCCAACCTCTTGGATGATCCCCACTGGCCATGTGGCAAACACAAACGTGTGCTTGTCTTCCCTTCTTACATG ACTACTGTCATTGAATATACCAAGCCCAGTGATCTGAAGAGGGACATGAATGACACTTTCAGAGAGAAGTTTCCACACATTCAATTGACCCTCAGCAAAATTCGGAG TCTGAAGAAAGAAATCCGCAAGTTGGCTCAAGAGGACTGTGGCTATGAGGAGCCTATAGTGGCCATGGCATTTGTGTACTTTGAAAAGCTGGCTCTCAGAGGCAAGCTGGACAAGGAGAACCGAAAGCTATGTGCAGGTGCCTGCATCCTCCTGGCCGCCAAGATCGGCAGTGATCTCAAGAGGTTCGAGGTCAAACAGCTGATTGAT AGGCTAGAGGAGCGTTTGAGGCTGAACAGGAGGGAGTTGCTGGCATTTGAGTTTCCTGTGCTGGTGGCGCTGGAGTTTAAcctttacctgtctgaccacgAGCTGCTGCCACACTACAGGCGTCTTCTACAGACCGCCTGA